Proteins co-encoded in one Pocillopora verrucosa isolate sample1 chromosome 1, ASM3666991v2, whole genome shotgun sequence genomic window:
- the LOC131772534 gene encoding dihydrofolate reductase-like isoform X2, with protein sequence MFLKKITTEVNEQGKWNAILMGRKTWESLDVTNQPLPGRLNIVISKTLKEPPPGAHHVFNSVWSAVQMLSLPPLLDTVEEIFVLGGSDVYKEAIESSYCQRIYLTEIDKEFESDAFFPTFDRSKYSLISTPSGVPQGIIEENQIQYRFCVYEKQVPQDVSETC encoded by the exons ATGTTCTTGAAGAAAATTACCACAGAGGTTAATGAACAAG GTAAATGGAATGCTATATTAATGGGAAGAAAAACTTGGGAATCGCTTGATGTGACCAACCAACCCTTACCCGGAAGACTGAACATTGTTATAAGTAAGACACTGAA gGAGCCTCCTCCTGGAGCACACCATGTTTTTAACAGTGTCTGGTCTGCAGTTCAAATGTTATCTCTCCCTCCTCTTTTGGACACAGTGGAAGAAATTTTTGTACTTGGTGGTAGTGATGTGTACAAG GAAGCAATTGAGTCTTCTTACTgtcaaagaatttatttaacagaGATAGACAAAGAATTTGAGTCAGATGCATTTTTCCCGACCTTTGACAGAAGCAAATACAGTCTTATAAG tacaCCCAGTGGAGTGCCTCAAGGCATTATTGAAGAAAACCAAATCCAATACAGATTTTGTGTTTATGAGAAACAAGTCCCTCAAGATGTGTCCGAAACTTGCTAA
- the LOC131772534 gene encoding dihydrofolate reductase-like isoform X1 codes for MITSFSGNHVRCVSCVAAVSSNMGIGKNGRLPWPSLRTDLMFLKKITTEVNEQGKWNAILMGRKTWESLDVTNQPLPGRLNIVISKTLKEPPPGAHHVFNSVWSAVQMLSLPPLLDTVEEIFVLGGSDVYKEAIESSYCQRIYLTEIDKEFESDAFFPTFDRSKYSLISTPSGVPQGIIEENQIQYRFCVYEKQVPQDVSETC; via the exons ATGATAACAAGTTTTTCTGGCAATCATGTTCGCTGTGTGAGCTGTGTTGCTGCCGTAAGCTCAAATATGGGGATTGGGAAAAACGGGAGATTGCCCTGGCCCTCACTGAG GACAGACCTGATGTTCTTGAAGAAAATTACCACAGAGGTTAATGAACAAG GTAAATGGAATGCTATATTAATGGGAAGAAAAACTTGGGAATCGCTTGATGTGACCAACCAACCCTTACCCGGAAGACTGAACATTGTTATAAGTAAGACACTGAA gGAGCCTCCTCCTGGAGCACACCATGTTTTTAACAGTGTCTGGTCTGCAGTTCAAATGTTATCTCTCCCTCCTCTTTTGGACACAGTGGAAGAAATTTTTGTACTTGGTGGTAGTGATGTGTACAAG GAAGCAATTGAGTCTTCTTACTgtcaaagaatttatttaacagaGATAGACAAAGAATTTGAGTCAGATGCATTTTTCCCGACCTTTGACAGAAGCAAATACAGTCTTATAAG tacaCCCAGTGGAGTGCCTCAAGGCATTATTGAAGAAAACCAAATCCAATACAGATTTTGTGTTTATGAGAAACAAGTCCCTCAAGATGTGTCCGAAACTTGCTAA